Within the Chlorocebus sabaeus isolate Y175 chromosome 19, mChlSab1.0.hap1, whole genome shotgun sequence genome, the region agaggttgtggtgagctaagatcccaccattgcactccagcctgggccgtaagagtgaaactccgcctcaaataataataataataataacaaaaaataaaaaataaaaataagcccgTCAAATTTAGACATTGCAAACATCTTCTCCTAGACTGTCACCTTCCTGAGAACTTTACCCGTGATATTCttagtaataaaaatgttaaaaaaaaaaaaaaaagctggccaaaacccactaAAACTAAGATGGCAATGACAGTAACCTgattgtcctcactgctacactcccaccagcaccctaAGAGTTTACAGAtaccatggcaacgtcaggaagttaccctatacgGTCTAAAATAGGGAAGCATGAATAATCCACTTTCTGTTTaggatcaagaaataaccataaaaatgggcaaccagcagcccttggggctgctctgcctatggagtagccattctttattcctttactttttttttttttttttttttttttttgagacggagtctcgctctgtcgcccaggctggagtgcagtggcgcaatctcggctcactgcaagctccgcctcccgggttcacgccattctcctgcctcagcctcccgagtagctgggactacaggcgcccgccactgcgcctggctaattttttgtatttttagtagagacggggtttcaccatggtctcgatctcctgaccttgtgatccgcccgcctcggcctcccaaagtgctgggattacaggcgtgagccaccgcgcccggactattcctttactttcttaataaacttgctttaacTTTACTCTGTGGATTCCactgaaattctttcttgcacgagatccaagaaccatctcttggggtctggattgggacccctttccagtaacagtaGGTTCTTAATACCTGTTTGTGGAATGCCTAGAACCTAAACTCTTTAAGTCCTGGTCTGAGAAATGCAGTAGAGTGGAATGAGGAGAACCTGGAATTAGACTCAAGTTTAAAAATGAGGTTTTTCACTAACAAGCTACGTAGCCTTAGACAAATTACTCTATCTCTCAGAACGTCTGTTTTCGTATGGgcataaaatacttattttgctAGAATGCTGTGTCAGTGAAATGAGCACTTGCTGCAGTGTGACTCAGAGGGTACccaaaaatgttcaacattattagttACTATTTCCAATGGCAGGCAAATTATAATCATGGGTATGCCACACATAAGTACATGTAAGTACATATACTGGAGAGAATTTAAATGGAGTTTTAAGCGTTTCACAATACCTCTCAAaaacaagtatataaaaaaattaacgcAAAGCAAAAAAATATTCAGACCTGACAAATGGTCTTGAAAGACCAGAAACATACACTGCAGTTTTAGATTTCATTATAGTATCATTTAAGTGAGGGGTTATAAAtgtgatggaaaataaaataaacacaacatagaggaggaaaaacaaagatCATTATAGGGAATTTTCAGAGACAATAAAATGAGCCAGGTATAGAATATAAGTTCTTTAAATTTGGGTCTAGACTACTGGTAATTTATCCCCAAAGAAATCCACCTTTGGTCTGTTTCTACCTGGGCTCTTGAATTCTACTTTCCCATACATGACTGAATTTCCAAATAGTAACCACTGATCCATCACAAATGTAAATCACATCATTAAACTTGCATATTCCCCACTCCCCACGAAGGCTTCCCACTGAACTCGAAATCAAGCGCTAGCTTTAAGTGCAACAGTCCCAACTGGCAACAACCAAAACGTCCATCGACATggccagtggctaccatattagatCACTATGTGGCTGACTCTCACATAGGTCTCAGCAATAATCTTCTCAGGCTTCTCCTCAGAGGCCTTCTAAAACCAATCTAAAGTAGCGCTCTCCCCCAGcacattgttctttattttttttggagcACATATCACAGTATCTCAAactattttatttgttcaattaTTTGTATTCTATTATAATGCAAGCACCAGGAAAACTGGTGTGTTTTGTTCAATACTGTTATCACCAGTGGCTAAaacggtgcctggcacaaagtagacaTTCAATAATTATATAGTGAATACATAAACACGCAACTTTCCAAATCTTTAATTACATGTTGTATAGCAGTAAACCTTGGGTGGACAAAATACTATAATCTCAAAATGACTTACCACTGGCATGCAGAAAGTTAACTTACCAGGCTACTTCCTCCAAAAGGCTTTCATTGACAACCCCAGCCTGAGCTGTCTCTCATATAATTGTTTAGCATCCAGTACTTCCTCTCATGGTAACTCTTATTATATTGTAACTAAGTTACTTGGTTGTATCTCCCACTGAACTGTCTCTTGACTGAAATAAATATGTCAACTGTTTGAGTACTTTTTTCACACATAAGTCACTACTTCATTTTTCTAAACCAAAGCATGGAAGAGCTGGGAAGTAATTAAGGCCCAGTAACCTAGAGGTCATACTATGCAAGGGATATGGTGTGTCTATTAGCAACAGGTTCCATTGGCTTATGAGGCACTGCCTGAAGCTTCCAGGGAAATATATAGGGGAAACAGTCCAGAGGATTCAGGATGGTCTGGTATGACTCTGGACTAGCTCTATCTGGACAGCCCAGTCCCTACACTGACCCCAGAATGACACCATAATGCAGCCCTCTCTGACATATTTGTAACTCTGCTTGCCACATAATCAGTATCCTCATCTCCTAGCGCATGGTAATAACATTGTCTTTAATATAAAGATGTACCTATTTGCAGTCACTACTtctatcaccaccaccagcagAGCCTGAGCTGAGGAAACCACGGTTCTCAATACCCAGCACACCCACTTCCAATTATCTGTTAAAACATGGTGGATTACTATGAAGTTCTAGGAGTGCAAAGATATGCTTCACCTGAGGACATTAAAAAAGCTTATCATAAAGTGGCACTTAAATGGCACCCTgataaaaatccagaaaataaagaagaagcagagagaaaattcaaagaaGTAGCTGAGGCATACGAGGTATTATCAAATGATGAAAAACGGGACATTTACGATAAATATGGCAAAGAAGGATTAAATGGAGGTGGAAGTCATTTTGATGATGAATGTCAGTATGGCTTCACATTCCATAAGCCAgatgatgtttttaaagaaatttttcatgaaaggaatccattttcttttcacttctttgAAGACTCACTTGAGGACCTGTTAaatcatccaaaaagctcctatggaaacagaaacagagacGCAGGATCCTTTTTCTCTACCTCCAGTGAATATCCaatttttgagaaattttcttCATATGATACAGGATATACATCACAGGGTTCACTGGGGCATGAAGGCCTTACTTCGTTCTCTTCCCTGGCTTTTGATGATAGTGGAATGGACAACTACATATCTATTACAACTTCAGACAAAATTGTTAATGGcagaaatattaatacaaagaaaattattgaaaatgatCAAGAAAGAGAAGCTGAAGATAATGGAGAGTtgacattttttcttgtaaatagcGTGGCCGATGAAGAGGGCTTTGCAGAAGAATGCAGCTGGAGAAGACAGTCATTGAACAACTATTCGCCAAAGTCTCACAGCTCCAAACATGTATCTCAACATACTTTTGTGGACAATGATGAGGGAGGTATATCTTGGGTTACCAGCAACCGGGATCCCCCTACTTTCTCAGCAGGAGTCAAAGAGGgtggtaagaagaaaaaaaagaagcgtAAAGAGGTGCGAAAGAAGTCTACCAAAAGGAATTGTTAAATTGACTCTTCAAACATAACATTTGAACACAATTGTGTGTGTTTTGGTTAATCACAAATTTTGTAGATAACACTTGTTTAATACTATACTAAGAGCTTTTCAACACTCTTAGCAGGATTGTGGACATTTGGTTAGTAGTTGTTTGGATTGGGTATGtcagaaaaggatgagtttgttgTGACAGTTGGTGCTATTAAGAAtttgcctgggtaatatagtgagatcttgtctctacaaaaaatttaaaaattagccaagtgtggtggcacgcaccttgtagtcccagctactcaggaagctggtaggactgcttgagcctgggagacataggTTGCAGTgtactgagatcacgccactgcactccagcctgggcgacaaagtgagaccctgtctaaaaaaaaaaaaagaatttggaaaacTGCAAAGAGTTTTTTACCTCAGAATTTTTCTTTAGTAGCGTGTATagcctattttatttcttttctctaattaaAACCACTATACACATTTCTGAAACATGCATAACATTAGGAGACAAGAAGGTATTGAGACACACAGGTTCAGACTATATAATTATCCACGAAATGACTTTTTTCCAATGGAGGTACAGCATTTGATGCATAACTTAAAggtattacaaattaaaaattaaagtataaaatattttaagttaaaaagacTTGGATAGACTtagttgagtgcagtggctcacacctgtaatcccagcatcttgggaggcccaggaaggagggttgcttgaggtcagaatttCACGACAGTCTGGGTAACATAAAGAGACCTGTCCTCTatgaaaaaattgtttaaaaacgttagctgggtgtggtagtgcgtgcctgtagtcctagccactcaggaggctgaggtaggagcattgcttgagcccaggagtttgagattgtaGGGAGCTATGatattgccattgcactccagctgacagagtgtgaccctgtctctaaagaaaaacaataaaaaatttaaaaatgggtaacattgtaaattttatgtagtatattttaccactttttttttaaggccagTCTTACCCTGAACTCAGAGCAGTCTGTATGGTAGGCCATCAGGGAATCACTCCAGATAGGaaactttctatttttgtttagaGTTTGTACACAAAATCTAGAAATACGTTACATTGAAATACCACCTATAGCCATTTTAATTTAGTCACGTTGGGAGAAAAACAGATGGGTTACAAATACATCAGATATCGAGCAAATCGTTTGAGTTAGGTCTAGCAGCACTAAAACTTATTCACCTTtgacaaaatacaaatacaaaattggaaaaaaacgataatatctgcttttttttttttttttttttgagacggagtctcgctctgtcgcccaggctggagtgcagtggccggatctcagctcactgcaagctctgactcccgggtttacgccattctcctgcctcagcctcccgagtagctgggactacaggcgcccgccaacttgcccggctagttttttgtattttttagtagagacggcgtttcaccgtgttagccacgatggtctcgatctcctgacctcgtgatccgcccatctcggcctcccaaagtgctgggattacaggcttgagccaccgcgcccggcctaatatctgctatttttaaaagacagttatAGTCAAGAACTTGTGTTTTGTATCGGTATTTGATTTTTAGTGGGCAGATGGGAGAAGGAAAGGTTATTTATTCTACAGAAGAGACTGGGGACAATTcacattaaaagtttattttcagaaaataaaataataaaagcccaGGGTATTTTAAATGCTTCTTATATAAGATGTGATATTTAGTAAAGTTTATCTGTTATCATGTATGTGGtagtaaagttgaaaaaaattgcaattttccaaaaactaaagcaaaaatcagtatctcagaaaatttaagaatgtaatgacggccgggcacggtggctcaagcctgtaatcccagcactttgggaggccgagacgggcggatcacgaggtcaggagatcgagaccatcctggctaacacggtgaaaccccgtctctactaaaaaaaatacaaaaaactagccgggcgtggtggcggcgcctgtagtcccagctactcgggaggctgaggcaggagaatggcgtaaacccgggaggcggagcttgcagtgagctgagatccggccactgcactccagcctgggcgacagagcgagactccgtctcaaaaaaaaaaaaaaaaaaaaaaaaagaatgtaatgacATGCCCTGTAGTCCATTTCTTCACtcttaacagaaaaccaaaaatttaGATTTAATCATCTTACTCAATAGCTTAAAATTCCTCAAAGTTTTCCCACCATCTAAAGGAAAAAGCTAATTGTTTCTTAACATAATATACAAGGCTGTCCATGAGCCAGCCACCAGCTTTTTCCCAACTTGATTTCCTATCAGCTCCTTGCGCCCATCTTACGCTCTAGCTCAACTTTTTCCAAAATCTGTTCCAGGGATACCAGTTCAAGACTCATCACAGAAAAGGGGTCCATggtcaaatacatttttacacaTTTTGCAAATTACTGCTGAACACATCTCTTAGAAACCTAGACTATTAAGGGctagctgcagtggctcacacttaaaATCTcaacactctgagaggctgaggtgggaggatcacttgatcctaggaGTTCAAGTttaccctggtcaacatggcgagaccctatctccaaaaaaagattTAAACTATTATGTACATTATGAAATGCAGCATTCTCCAAAAGTATTTGATCACAGAATCATTTTCGTGTAATGCCTACTATTTTGTCTaagaacatatttcaaaaaagcTTTTCCTaaaccgggtgcggtggctcacgcctgtaatcccagcactttgggaggccgaggccggcggatcatccgaggtcaggagtttaagacttgtctggccaacatggtgaaacgccgtctctactaaaaatacataaattacccaggcatggtggcgagcacctataatcccagctactcgggaggctgaggcaggagaatcgcttgaactccggaggtagaggttgcagtgagccaagagatcgcgccattgcactcggGCCTGGGCAAGAGTCAgactcagtcttttaaaaaataaaaataaaaaaaaaaagccgggcgcagtggctcaagcctgtaatcccagcactttgggaggccgagatgggcggatcacgaggtcaggagatcgagaccatcctggctaacacagtgaaaccccgtctctactaaaaaatacaaaaaaactagccgggcgaggtggcgggcgcctgtagtgccagctactcgggaggctgaggcaggagaatggcataaacccgggaggcggagcttgcagtcagctgagatccggccactgcactccagcctgggtgacagagcaagactccatctcaaaaaaaaaaaaagcttctccaGCCATACTACATGATTGCAATGCTTAGTGCTGGCCATTCCTTTTCAGAGTTCTGTGCCTTTGCAAGCGTTCCTTCTGGTAGTACGGCTCTTTTAGTCATGTTGGTGAGGGCCtttcaaataaaagcaaattccaggccgggcgcggtggctcagagaggagggtggatcgcttgaggccaggagttcgagatccgcttggccaacatggcaaaacctggtctctactacaattacgaaaattagctgggcgtggtggcacgtgcctataatcccagttacctcgggaggctgaggcacgagaattgcttgaccccaggaggcaagAGGATGCAAATGAGTagagattgccactgcactccagtctgagggaCAGAATGagggcctgtctcaaaaaaagactgAACAATTGCACATCTTTCTTTTCACCTAATCCCACGGAGACTTACGTCTTTCTGTAGCTTTACTATGAGAACTGAAGTACAAGTTCTGTGCACTGGacaatagctttttattttttatagtaagAAGTCGATGTAATTAACATtccattttaaatgaattcaaGTATATCAACATAAACATATGCCAAGACATAGCTTTGATGTCAAATACCATACGTGCTGGTTC harbors:
- the DNAJB7 gene encoding dnaJ homolog subfamily B member 7, with amino-acid sequence MVDYYEVLGVQRYASPEDIKKAYHKVALKWHPDKNPENKEEAERKFKEVAEAYEVLSNDEKRDIYDKYGKEGLNGGGSHFDDECQYGFTFHKPDDVFKEIFHERNPFSFHFFEDSLEDLLNHPKSSYGNRNRDAGSFFSTSSEYPIFEKFSSYDTGYTSQGSLGHEGLTSFSSLAFDDSGMDNYISITTSDKIVNGRNINTKKIIENDQEREAEDNGELTFFLVNSVADEEGFAEECSWRRQSLNNYSPKSHSSKHVSQHTFVDNDEGGISWVTSNRDPPTFSAGVKEGGKKKKKKRKEVRKKSTKRNC